ATACCATAGCTTTCGCGGTAGTTTTTAGTAATCCAGAAACCATATTGTTTGGCTACCCCATACGGAGAACGGGGATAGAATGGAGTTGTCTCTTTTTGTGGAACTTCCTGCACCTTACCGAACAATTCGGAAGTAGAAGCCTGATAGATGCGGGTTTTCTTTTCCAGTCCCAGGATGCGTACTGCTTCGAGCATACGCAACGTACCGATAGCATCGGCTTCGGCCGTGTATTCCGGAACGTCGAATGAAACCTTCACGTGGCTTTGAGCAGCGAGATTGTAGATTTCATCCGGTTGCACCTGTTGAATAATACGAATTAACGAACTAGAATCTGTCATATCCCCATAATGCAGATTGATCGTACGTTTTTGTTTCATGTCGCGCACCCACTCGTCAAAATACAAATGTTCAATACGTCCGGTATTGAACGAAGAAGAACGGCGGAGTATACCGTGTACTTCGTAACCTTTTTGCAATAGAAATTCGGCAAGGTAAGAACCATCTTGTCCGGTGATGCCTGAAATTAGGGCTTTTTTCATACGCTATTATTTAATATAATTGAAAATGTGGGTGCAAATGTCGGTATTTTTTGTGAGCCAGCCAAGTTACTATCCAATTATTTTTCAGCACAGTCATTCAGCATGGTTTTTCTTTGTTATTTTGTCGATAATCAAAGCGATAGCTCCGCCCGGAACTCCCGGGGCGGCTACCATGGTGATGCCCAGCATAAAGATAAATCCGGCAAACAAGGGGAAGTCGAACGGTATTCCTTGCATCATCATCAATGCCAGTGCGCAGGCTACGATTTTCAGTGTGCTGCCCGACAGATGGATGGTGGCGCAGAGCGGAATCACGAAACCTGCCACTTCGGCAGATACCCCGTTCTTTCTGCTCTGTTCCAGCGTTACGGGGATGGTGGCTGCCGAAGACTGTGTGCCCAATGCCGTGAAGTAAGCCGACAGCATTTTATGAAGTAGTTTAAACGGGTTTTTATGTACAAACAGTGCCGCGATGGAATACTGAAAAACTAACAGGAAGATGTGAAGGGCAAAGATGACTCCGATAATTTTAATAAACACCATCAGGATGGAATATACTTGTCCCGAATGTGTCATGTTGAGGAATATGCCAAAGATATAAAGGAATATCCGCACTAGCGGAGCCGGGAAAAAAGTGTCGATGGCAATACCCAAAATG
The Bacteroides caecimuris DNA segment above includes these coding regions:
- the gmd gene encoding GDP-mannose 4,6-dehydratase codes for the protein MKKALISGITGQDGSYLAEFLLQKGYEVHGILRRSSSFNTGRIEHLYFDEWVRDMKQKRTINLHYGDMTDSSSLIRIIQQVQPDEIYNLAAQSHVKVSFDVPEYTAEADAIGTLRMLEAVRILGLEKKTRIYQASTSELFGKVQEVPQKETTPFYPRSPYGVAKQYGFWITKNYRESYGMFAVNGILFNHESERRGETFVTRKISLAAARIAQGEQDKLYLGNLDARRDWGYAKDYIECMWLILQHDVPEDFVIATGEMHTVREFATLAFKEVGIELRWEGEGVNEKGIDVATGKSLVEVDPKYFRPAEVEQLLGDPTKAKTLLGWNPRKTSFEELVRIMVRHDMEKVKRMIATKH